One window of the Choristoneura fumiferana chromosome 18, NRCan_CFum_1, whole genome shotgun sequence genome contains the following:
- the LOC141437747 gene encoding RNA-binding protein spenito-like, translating to MIGLPRSDRDRITVKIRNMKRSSSRDSMPRSKRTRSSIGRYDDSSDERVTPERVRRRVRSPSPRGRYVSPHRDDYVRSREPREESSRPYYKVLCVSALHPKASDEIVKDTLYREYKKFGDFSIKISHELDERVAYVCFRSVEDARDAKHAKPRIILYDKVAIVDPVYEPVRSEYRSRPRSISPPDYERPYSYTWSPVPERRRPPPDDRAYGIPPTVPPHHRDFRPPMHEYPMAGPHGPPMHHRPPMHHPPHPHYMPRPYMPRPHHPPFEKMENKKDKFPNYLHHVHPEDDPLATRTLFAGNLEINISDEELRRIFGRYGIVEDIDIKRPPPGTGNAFAFVRYQTLDMAHRAKVELSGQYIGKFQCKIGYGKATPTTRVWVGGLGPWTSVAQLEREFDRFGAIKKIEYAKGEAHAYILYDSIDAAQAAVKEMRGFALGGPDRRLRIDFADVGNGGPYRPKTYVPPVGEDGRPVEGYEGYEGGTWEDGYAYGTPGYRGRGGRGRGRGMYRGVYHGSGDYRDDEWRRTAADGDYEGRIRRSGSREPGVDRSRSRSPRRRSPDSDSDGSPRRSGGMLASSRTLPEVVRKATTIWNGALILKNSLFPTKLHLTDGDSEIIDSLMKDEDGKNQLRITQRLRLDQPKLDDVQKRIATSSSHAIFLGVAGSTASITNEDTSIQTRPMRNLVSYLKQKEAAGVISLLNKETEATGVLYSFPPCDFSTDLLKRTCHNLTEESLKEDHLVIVVVRGGSA from the coding sequence ATGATTGGATTACCGCGTAGCGATAGAGATCGTATAACGGTGAAAATTCGTAATATGAAAAGGAGTTCGTCGCGGGACAGTATGCCGCGTTCGAAGAGGACTCGCAGTAGTATAGGCAGGTACGACGACAGCTCCGATGAGCGGGTCACGCCGGAACGGGTGCGCCGCCGTGTGCGCTCGCCGAGCCCCCGCGGCCGCTACGTGTCGCCGCACCGCGACGACTACGTACGTTCCCGCGAGCCGAGAGAGGAGTCTTCCAGACCCTACTATAAAGTGCTCTGTGTCAGTGCTCTCCACCCTAAAGCCTCCGATGAAATCGTGAAAGATACGTTGTATCGAGAATATAAGAAGTTTGGTGACTTCAGCATTAAAATTTCCCACGAATTAGACGAAAGAGTAGCTTATGTCTGTTTCCGTAGTGTAGAAGACGCGAGAGACGCCAAACATGCTAAGCCCAGAATTATTTTGTATGATAAAGTAGCTATTGTAGATCCAGTATATGAGCCTGTACGATCTGAGTACAGGAGCAGGCCTCGCAGTATTTCACCACCTGATTATGAGCGCCCTTATTCTTACACATGGTCTCCTGTACCAGAGAGACGTAGGCCACCTCCAGATGACAGAGCATATGGTATCCCACCTACTGTGCCTCCCCATCACAGAGATTTCCGACCACCTATGCATGAATATCCGATGGCCGGACCTCATGGACCACCAATGCATCATCGCCCACCCATGCATCACCCCCCCCATCCACACTATATGCCTCGGCCTTACATGCCCAGACCACATCATCCTCCTTTTGAGAAAATGGAAAACAAGAAAGATAAATTTCCTAACTATTTACACCATGTTCATCCAGAAGATGATCCACTAGCCACCAGAACCCTTTTTGCGGGAAATCTGGAAATAAACATATCTGATGAAGAGCTAAGACGTATATTTGGTCGATATGGAATTGTGGAAGATATTGACATTAAACGCCCTCCTCCGGGCACAGGAAATGCTTTTGCATTTGTAAGATACCAGACTCTTGATATGGCCCACAGGGCTAAAGTAGAGCTTTCTGGTCAATATATCGGTAAATTCCAATGTAAGATTGGATATGGTAAAGCCACACCTACTACACGTGTATGGGTTGGTGGCCTTGGACCATGGACTTCAGTGGCACAACTAGAGAGAGAGTTTGATCGATTTGgagctattaaaaaaatagaatatgcAAAAGGAGAGGCTCATGCCTACATTTTGTATGATTCCATTGATGCTGCTCAAGCAGCAGTAAAAGAAATGAGAGGTTTTGCTCTTGGTGGCCCAGATAGGCGTTTGCGCATTGATTTTGCTGATGTTGGCAATGGTGGTCCATATAGACCAAAAACATATGTCCCTCCAGTTGGTGAAGATGGTAGACCTGTGGAAGGCTATGAAGGTTACGAGGGAGGTACTTGGGAAGATGGTTATGCTTATGGCACACCTGGTTATAGAGGTAGAGGTGGACGGGGCCGTGGACGCGGGATGTACCGAGGTGTTTATCATGGTAGTGGAGACTACCGTGATGACGAGTGGCGCCGAACTGCTGCAGATGGCGATTATGAAGGGCGCATTCGTCGTTCTGGATCTCGGGAGCCTGGCGTGGACCGTTCACGCTCGCGTTCGCCTCGCCGTCGATCTCCTGATAGTGATTCTGATGGATCCCCACGTCGAAGTGGTGGCATGCTGGCTTCATCCAGAACACTGCCTGAAGTGGTACGCAAGGCCACTACAATTTGGAATGGAGCTCTAATACTTAAAAACTCGTTATTCCCGACAAAATTACATCTCACTGATGGAGATTCTGAAATTATTGATAGTCTCATGAAAGATGAAGATGGCAAGAACCAGCTTAGAATCACACAGAGACTGCGTTTGGACCAACCAAAATTAGATGATGTTCAAAAACGTATTGCTACTTCTAGTTCACATGCTATCTTTTTAGGTGTGGCAGGATCAACTGCATCTATTACCAATGAGGATACAAGTATCCAGACAAGACCCATGAGAAACTTGGTATCATACTTGAAGCAAAAAGAAGCAGCTGGTGTTATATCCTTACTAAATAAAGAGACTGAAGCCACAGGTGTGCTATATTCATTCCCTCCTTGTGACTTCTCAACAGACCTTCTTAAAAGAACATGTCACAATTTAACTGAGGAGAGTCTGAAAGAGGATCATCTGGTCATTGTTGTGGTGCGTGGTGGTTCGGCATAA
- the LOC141438038 gene encoding peroxisomal membrane protein 11B-like — MDIIIKVNNQSNGRDKLARLFQYTSRLVWHQLEARNANKYSIDRIRNLELTLSSFRKILRLGRCIDICYTALDSMNLEDPFLRFTLTVSKLAHGLYLYADHIVWLTKSGFLKTDSDSWNRTANRFWLLSIIVNLARDIYEILHVLDLNASTFLKPSELLEGSARSFNLSSSLKHLHAFINCHKDIFIDSLKNSCDLFIPLTALGFTKLSPSAVGTLGAISSLAALVTIVKPITKLVP, encoded by the exons atggatataataataaaagtaaacaatCAGTCTAATGGCAGAGATAAGTTAGCCAG attATTTCAATACACCAGCCGTTTAGTATGGCATCAACTAGAAGCAAGAAATGCCAACAAATATTCTATAGATAGAATAAGAAATTTAGAACTTACACTTAGCTCTTTCCGTAAAA TATTACGACTGGGAAGGTGCATAGACATCTGCTACACAGCTCTCGATAGCATGAACCTTGAGGATCCATTCCTTAGGTTCACTCTGACAGTCAGCAAACTAGCACACGGGCTCTATTTATACGCAGACCACATAGTATGGCTCACTAAAAGTGGTTTCCTAAAAACAGATTCTGACAGCTGGAACAGAACTGCTAACCGTTTTTGGCTTCTCTCCATTATTGTAAACCTTGCAAGGGATATTTATGAGATACTTCATGTATTAGACTTAAATGCGTCTACTTTCTTGAAACCTTCTGAATTACTCGAAGGTTCTGCAAGATCCTTCAATTTATCTTCCAGTTTGAAACATTTACATGCATTCATAAACTGTCACAAAGATATATTCattgatagtttaaaaaattcatGTGACTTATTCATACCATTGACAGCATTGGGTTTTACAAAACTAAGTCCCAGTGCTGTGGGTACTTTAGGTGCCATATCTTCCTTAGCTGCCTTAGTGACTATTGTAAAACCAATCACAAAATTGGTTCCATAA